The following proteins are co-located in the bacterium genome:
- a CDS encoding nitroreductase family protein — MDVKEAIKTRRAYRSLAPVEITEELIRDLAECAALSASCFNNQPWRFIFVYDAAVLERMREVMSRGNEWTFDASMIIVVLSKREYDCVIREREYYLFDVGMATAFMILRATELGLVAHPIAGYSPRKTREVLGIPEEMDVVTLVNVGRHADTISPVLSEDQAAAETERPERLPFEDIAFLNRYPADES, encoded by the coding sequence ATGGACGTCAAAGAAGCGATAAAAACGCGGCGGGCGTACCGCTCGCTGGCGCCGGTCGAAATCACGGAAGAGCTCATTCGGGATTTGGCGGAGTGCGCCGCCCTTTCGGCCTCGTGCTTCAACAACCAACCGTGGCGCTTCATCTTCGTATACGACGCCGCCGTGCTGGAGCGTATGCGTGAGGTAATGTCCCGGGGCAACGAGTGGACCTTCGACGCCTCCATGATAATCGTCGTCCTGAGCAAGCGGGAATACGATTGCGTGATACGGGAGCGGGAGTACTACCTCTTCGACGTCGGCATGGCGACGGCGTTCATGATATTACGCGCCACGGAGCTGGGCCTGGTCGCCCACCCCATCGCCGGCTACAGCCCCCGCAAGACGAGGGAGGTCCTGGGCATACCGGAGGAAATGGACGTCGTGACGCTGGTGAACGTGGGCCGGCACGCCGATACCATTAGCCCGGTGCTGTCGGAGGACCAGGCCGCGGCCGAGACGGAACGGCCCGAGCGGCTGCCGTTCGAAGACATCGCGTTCCTTAACCGTTATCCCGCCGACGAATCGTAA